One region of Qipengyuania sp. SS22 genomic DNA includes:
- a CDS encoding TonB-dependent receptor codes for MTFPALRSALLASIALVPAPLLAQGQPEPDAIVTGNTIIVTSQKIEQRAQDVPITISAVTGERIEDLGVSDLDELSNYVPGLNIQEQSANNPGIVIRGITSDSGSSQQGPRVTLYYNGVDISRSRGSYQTIYDLERVEVIKGPQATLFGTASAVGAISLISARPREGFSGEITGGYGNFDQTLLGGFLNAGSDVLAGRVAFEWRTRDGYVENLSPNQEEELYAQDQLGVRASLRYTPTSDLTIDLIGTYDQQRNGGTPFISGTLPAFAGAPGGAGNAFEDANLGGYPAGAAALGDDQLGLDREVYDVNLTAEYQFADDWTFTTVNGYREFDSAEVFDADGSAAPFLEFAEIAQGHQFSHEGRFSYAGSNLRGSFGWNYFTEDGLQNVPFATEEGTFLQCLTTLFGAPLVPGVPCVAPDGSVPATGVTALVTGGAATAIPYASLFENQGQNDSYSVFADVTFLASDSLELTAGLRYISEDRSSAYRTVVPDAVLSGAPLIPGQVDTNRETFTGEESFDAWLPRFNVLYRITPDVNVFATVSKGRRSPVVQQSIALQLVPEETVWNYEGGIKLASGGVSGSLGVYYQVYDNFQVSVEELDDNGNPTGGFITQSAGSASNLGVEAEIAVEATDWLSFFGNVGYIDGGIDEDNSFAPEFSGARFRLQPEWQAAAGFTVDYPLGGGTRLFATPSITHRSRIYFEVPNSELTSQGPVTLVNARAGVSFADDRYEIAGFIRNAFDEEYLLDAGNTGGAFGIPTFIPAEPRFFGVQLTARFGD; via the coding sequence ATGACATTTCCAGCTCTTCGCAGCGCCTTGCTTGCTTCCATTGCTCTCGTTCCCGCTCCGCTGCTGGCGCAGGGGCAGCCCGAACCCGACGCCATCGTCACGGGCAATACGATTATCGTCACCTCGCAGAAGATCGAGCAGCGCGCGCAGGATGTGCCGATCACGATCTCGGCGGTGACCGGCGAACGCATCGAGGACCTCGGTGTTTCCGACCTCGACGAGCTGTCGAACTACGTCCCCGGGCTCAACATTCAGGAGCAGAGCGCCAACAATCCCGGCATCGTGATCCGCGGGATCACCTCGGATTCCGGTTCGTCGCAGCAGGGGCCGCGTGTCACGCTCTATTATAACGGCGTCGATATCTCGCGCTCGCGCGGTTCGTACCAGACGATCTACGATCTCGAACGCGTCGAAGTGATCAAGGGCCCGCAGGCAACGCTGTTCGGCACCGCTTCTGCGGTCGGCGCGATCAGTCTCATCTCGGCGCGCCCGCGCGAAGGTTTCTCGGGCGAGATCACCGGCGGTTACGGCAATTTCGACCAGACGCTGCTCGGCGGCTTCCTCAATGCCGGCTCGGATGTGCTGGCGGGCCGGGTCGCCTTCGAATGGCGCACACGCGATGGTTATGTCGAAAACCTCAGCCCGAACCAGGAAGAAGAGCTTTATGCGCAGGACCAGCTCGGGGTGCGCGCCTCGCTGCGCTATACGCCGACCAGTGACCTGACGATCGACCTGATCGGCACGTATGATCAGCAGCGCAATGGTGGCACGCCGTTTATTTCGGGCACGCTCCCCGCTTTCGCAGGCGCTCCGGGCGGTGCGGGCAATGCCTTCGAGGATGCCAATCTGGGCGGCTATCCGGCCGGGGCTGCTGCGCTGGGCGATGACCAGCTCGGTCTGGACCGCGAAGTGTACGATGTGAATCTGACTGCCGAATATCAGTTTGCCGACGACTGGACCTTCACCACGGTCAATGGCTATCGCGAGTTCGACAGCGCAGAGGTGTTCGATGCCGACGGTTCGGCGGCGCCGTTCCTCGAATTCGCCGAGATCGCGCAGGGCCATCAGTTCAGCCATGAAGGCCGCTTCAGCTATGCCGGGTCCAACCTACGCGGGTCGTTCGGGTGGAACTACTTTACCGAAGACGGCTTGCAGAACGTCCCCTTCGCGACCGAGGAAGGCACCTTCCTGCAGTGCCTGACCACGCTGTTCGGCGCGCCGCTGGTCCCGGGCGTTCCCTGTGTCGCCCCCGATGGCAGCGTGCCCGCCACCGGAGTCACAGCGCTAGTGACGGGCGGCGCGGCCACAGCCATCCCCTATGCCTCGCTGTTCGAGAATCAGGGCCAGAACGACAGCTATTCGGTCTTCGCCGATGTCACCTTCCTCGCCAGCGACTCGCTCGAGCTGACGGCGGGCCTGCGCTATATCTCGGAAGACCGCAGCTCGGCCTATCGCACCGTGGTGCCCGATGCAGTGCTTTCCGGCGCACCGCTGATCCCGGGGCAGGTCGATACCAATCGCGAGACCTTCACCGGTGAAGAGAGCTTCGATGCGTGGCTGCCGCGTTTCAACGTGCTCTATCGCATCACCCCCGATGTGAACGTCTTCGCCACCGTCTCCAAGGGGCGCCGCTCGCCGGTGGTGCAGCAGTCGATCGCGCTGCAGTTGGTGCCCGAAGAAACGGTGTGGAATTACGAGGGCGGCATCAAGCTCGCCAGCGGCGGCGTTTCGGGTTCGCTGGGTGTCTATTACCAGGTCTATGACAACTTCCAGGTCTCGGTCGAGGAGCTCGACGACAATGGCAATCCGACCGGCGGTTTCATCACCCAGAGCGCGGGATCGGCATCCAATCTCGGGGTCGAGGCCGAAATCGCGGTCGAGGCGACCGACTGGCTGAGCTTCTTCGGCAATGTCGGTTATATCGATGGCGGGATCGACGAGGATAACAGCTTCGCGCCCGAATTTTCGGGTGCGCGTTTCCGTCTGCAGCCCGAATGGCAGGCGGCGGCGGGCTTCACGGTCGACTACCCGCTGGGCGGCGGGACAAGGTTGTTCGCCACGCCCAGCATCACACATCGCAGCCGAATCTACTTTGAAGTGCCCAATAGCGAACTGACCTCGCAAGGCCCGGTCACGCTGGTGAATGCCCGCGCGGGGGTGAGCTTCGCCGATGACCGCTACGAGATCGCCGGATTCATCCGCAACGCCTTCGACGAAGAATATCTGCTCGATGCGGGCAATACCGGCGGCGCCTTCGGCATCCCGACCTTCATCCCGGCGGAACCGCGCTTCTTCGGCGTGCAGCTGACCGCGCGCTTCGGCGACTGA
- the ruvC gene encoding crossover junction endodeoxyribonuclease RuvC yields MTLILGLDPSLSCTGWGVIRAEGSRIAHVANGQVPTDAKAPMAQRLAGLQAALAEVIATHRPDRAAAEEVFVNKNPQSTLKLAQARGCVLAACGTAGLAVNEHAARLVKKAVVGTGAADKTQVQAMLKVLLPGAQIAGADAADALAVAIADAHLA; encoded by the coding sequence ATGACGCTTATTCTCGGCCTCGACCCTTCGCTCAGCTGTACCGGCTGGGGCGTCATCCGCGCCGAGGGATCGCGGATTGCGCATGTTGCCAATGGCCAGGTGCCGACCGATGCGAAGGCGCCGATGGCGCAGCGGCTGGCGGGTTTGCAGGCAGCGCTGGCGGAGGTCATCGCCACGCACCGGCCCGACCGCGCTGCGGCGGAAGAGGTTTTCGTCAACAAGAACCCGCAATCGACTTTGAAGCTGGCGCAGGCGCGCGGCTGCGTGCTGGCGGCCTGCGGGACGGCGGGGCTGGCAGTGAACGAACACGCCGCACGGCTGGTCAAGAAGGCCGTTGTCGGCACCGGCGCGGCGGACAAGACGCAGGTGCAGGCGATGCTCAAGGTGCTGTTGCCGGGTGCGCAGATTGCGGGGGCGGATGCCGCCGATGCGCTGGCCGTGGCGATCGCCGACGCGCATCTGGCCTAG
- a CDS encoding heavy metal-binding domain-containing protein, giving the protein MPSPWKDARGIIVTTTPTIEGRPIQDYLGIVTGEVIVGANLFRDLFANIRDIVGGRSGSYERILRDAREQAIQEVQAECGALGGNAVVGVDLDYEVIGDTGSMLMVSASGTAVKI; this is encoded by the coding sequence ATGCCCAGCCCCTGGAAAGATGCCCGCGGGATCATCGTGACGACCACGCCGACCATCGAAGGGCGGCCGATCCAGGATTATCTCGGCATCGTCACCGGCGAGGTGATCGTGGGCGCCAACCTCTTCCGCGACCTGTTCGCCAATATCCGCGATATCGTCGGCGGGCGTTCGGGCAGTTACGAGCGCATCCTGCGCGACGCGCGCGAACAGGCGATCCAGGAAGTACAGGCCGAATGCGGTGCGCTCGGCGGCAATGCGGTGGTCGGGGTCGATCTCGATTACGAGGTCATCGGTGACACCGGCTCGATGCTGATGGTCAGCGCCAGCGGTACCGCAGTGAAGATCTGA
- a CDS encoding type II CAAX prenyl endopeptidase Rce1 family protein, producing the protein MPARAPMPRLASLGAVWRLFVLDLAVMGALLGIAGLVMATGITMPETALAGIEIGPAVVFAVVVFAPLVEEIAFRGWLSGRPGHVLALIVLLGAAFAAIALSGSGTIYAALVGGAGALAALAILFALRRRPAMGWFARFFPVWFWLSTLAFASVHLFNFPAEDMAMALPLVLPQFATGTMLGYLRVHYGLWASVLLHLLHNGAFISLVLLAGSAG; encoded by the coding sequence TTGCCCGCACGCGCGCCGATGCCGCGGCTGGCGAGCCTCGGTGCCGTATGGCGGCTGTTCGTGCTCGATCTGGCGGTGATGGGCGCGTTGCTCGGGATTGCCGGGCTGGTCATGGCGACCGGTATCACCATGCCCGAAACCGCATTAGCGGGGATCGAAATCGGTCCGGCGGTGGTGTTCGCGGTGGTGGTCTTCGCTCCACTGGTGGAAGAGATCGCGTTTCGCGGCTGGCTGTCGGGTCGGCCTGGCCATGTGCTGGCGCTGATCGTCCTGCTGGGCGCCGCATTTGCCGCCATCGCGCTGAGCGGTAGCGGGACGATCTACGCTGCGCTCGTCGGGGGAGCCGGGGCGCTGGCCGCGCTGGCGATCCTCTTCGCGCTGCGCAGGCGGCCCGCCATGGGCTGGTTCGCGCGCTTCTTTCCCGTATGGTTCTGGCTGAGCACGCTGGCTTTTGCGAGCGTCCATCTGTTCAATTTCCCTGCCGAGGACATGGCAATGGCGCTGCCGCTGGTCCTGCCGCAATTCGCGACCGGGACCATGCTCGGCTATCTGCGCGTCCACTACGGCCTATGGGCCAGCGTGCTGCTGCACCTATTGCACAATGGCGCGTTCATTTCGCTGGTGCTGCTGGCGGGCAGCGCGGGCTAG
- a CDS encoding aspartate kinase, with amino-acid sequence MARIVMKFGGTSMAGTERIRRVANIVRKQQARGHEVAVVVSAMAGETDRLVNFCREANALYDPAEYDVVVASGEQVTSGLLALTLQSLGCKARSWLGWQMPVNTIEAHAKARIDSIDADALIASMERGEIAVIPGFQGLSGEGRLTTLGRGGSDTSAVAVAAAIGADRCDIYTDVDGVYTTDPRIVAKARKQTAVTYEEMLELASVGAKVLQTRSVGLAMKEGVRVQVLSSFVGDDAVPADEYPGTMIVSEEEMNALVEKGDMERQHVTGIAHDKNEAKVILTRVPDKPGAVAHIFEPLAAASINVDMIIQNVGRDKGETDVTFTVPQADLARAQALLEDKRDDIGYNRLITDSKVAKISVVGVGMKSHAGVASTMFKALADRAINIQAITTSEIKVSVLIDEDETELAVRVLHTAYGLDAADEAA; translated from the coding sequence TTGGCCCGTATCGTGATGAAATTTGGCGGCACCTCGATGGCCGGGACCGAGCGTATCCGGCGCGTGGCCAACATCGTGCGCAAACAACAGGCGCGCGGACACGAGGTCGCGGTGGTCGTTTCGGCCATGGCTGGCGAAACCGACCGGCTGGTCAATTTCTGCCGCGAGGCCAATGCGCTCTACGACCCGGCGGAATACGACGTCGTGGTCGCCAGCGGCGAACAGGTGACCAGCGGGCTGCTGGCGCTGACGCTGCAGTCGCTTGGCTGCAAAGCGCGCAGCTGGCTTGGCTGGCAGATGCCGGTCAACACGATCGAGGCGCATGCCAAGGCGCGGATCGACAGCATCGATGCGGACGCGCTGATCGCCAGCATGGAGCGCGGCGAGATTGCCGTGATCCCCGGCTTCCAGGGCCTGTCGGGCGAGGGCCGGCTGACCACGCTGGGCCGCGGCGGGTCGGATACTTCCGCAGTGGCGGTGGCTGCAGCAATCGGCGCCGATCGATGCGACATCTATACCGATGTCGACGGTGTCTATACCACCGACCCGCGGATCGTCGCCAAGGCGCGCAAGCAGACCGCGGTGACCTATGAGGAAATGCTCGAACTCGCCAGCGTCGGGGCCAAGGTGCTCCAGACGCGCTCGGTCGGGCTGGCGATGAAGGAGGGCGTGCGCGTGCAGGTCCTCTCCAGCTTCGTCGGCGACGACGCGGTTCCCGCAGACGAATACCCCGGCACGATGATCGTGTCGGAGGAAGAAATGAACGCACTGGTGGAGAAGGGCGATATGGAACGCCAGCACGTGACCGGCATCGCGCATGACAAGAACGAGGCCAAGGTGATCCTCACCCGCGTCCCCGACAAGCCTGGCGCGGTGGCACATATCTTCGAACCGCTCGCCGCGGCCAGCATCAATGTCGACATGATCATCCAGAACGTCGGCCGCGACAAGGGCGAAACCGACGTGACCTTCACCGTGCCGCAGGCCGATCTCGCCCGCGCGCAGGCGCTGCTCGAGGACAAGCGCGACGACATCGGCTACAACCGCCTGATCACCGACAGCAAGGTCGCCAAGATCAGCGTCGTCGGCGTCGGCATGAAAAGCCATGCGGGTGTCGCCAGCACGATGTTCAAGGCGCTGGCCGACCGCGCGATCAACATCCAGGCGATCACCACCAGCGAGATCAAGGTCAGCGTGTTGATCGACGAGGACGAGACCGAACTGGCAGTGCGCGTGCTTCATACCGCCTATGGGCTGGATGCTGCCGACGAGGCGGCATGA
- a CDS encoding ArsC family reductase: MTDTILYGIPNCDTVKKARKWLDAQGVDYAFHDYKKQGADPAKLAAWIEAAGVDIVLNRRGTTWRKLPDADKADVDAAKAVRLLQDNPSMIKRPIVEDGGALLVGFKEDEWSAHFS; encoded by the coding sequence GTGACTGACACTATCCTCTACGGCATTCCCAATTGCGACACGGTCAAGAAGGCGCGCAAATGGCTTGATGCACAGGGCGTCGATTACGCGTTTCACGACTATAAGAAGCAGGGCGCCGATCCGGCCAAACTTGCCGCCTGGATCGAGGCTGCGGGCGTCGATATCGTGCTCAACCGCCGCGGGACCACCTGGCGCAAGCTGCCCGATGCCGACAAGGCCGATGTCGATGCGGCGAAGGCCGTCAGATTGCTGCAAGACAATCCGTCGATGATCAAACGCCCGATCGTCGAAGACGGCGGGGCCCTGCTGGTCGGTTTCAAGGAAGACGAATGGTCCGCGCACTTCTCCTGA
- the purT gene encoding formate-dependent phosphoribosylglycinamide formyltransferase, with translation MSHTARILLLGSGELGREFVISAKRLGAYVVACDAYDDAPAMQLADAREVLSMLDGEALRHVAEKHQPDYIVPEIEAIRTSVLAELEQEGFTVVPSARAAQLTMNRDAIRDRAANELGLVTSKYRYAKNLEEVKAAAAHTGLPCVIKPVMSSSGKGQSTAREDAGLEAAWDYACANMRGDRQRVIVEQFVDFDYEITLLTVRHKDGISFCPPIGHRQERGDYQESWQPTPMTDAAIAKAQDMARTVVDDLGGFGLFGVEFFVRGEEVIFSELSPRPHDTGMVTLVSQNLTEFDLHARAVMGLPVPPVLRARPAASAVILAERDSEALAYEGLAEAMAEDADIRIFAKPSSRPYRRMGVALATAGDTDEARRAAREAAHKVRIVYGD, from the coding sequence ATGAGCCACACCGCCCGGATCCTGCTGCTCGGTTCGGGCGAGCTGGGGCGCGAGTTCGTCATCTCGGCGAAGCGGCTTGGCGCCTATGTCGTGGCCTGTGATGCCTATGACGATGCGCCGGCCATGCAGTTGGCCGATGCACGCGAAGTGCTCTCGATGCTCGATGGCGAAGCGCTGCGGCATGTCGCGGAGAAGCACCAGCCTGATTACATCGTCCCCGAAATCGAGGCGATCCGCACTTCGGTGCTCGCCGAACTCGAGCAGGAAGGCTTCACCGTGGTCCCCTCGGCGCGCGCGGCGCAGCTGACCATGAACCGCGATGCGATCCGCGATCGGGCGGCGAACGAGCTTGGCCTCGTGACCTCGAAATACCGCTACGCCAAGAACCTCGAGGAAGTGAAGGCGGCGGCCGCACACACCGGGCTGCCCTGCGTGATCAAGCCGGTCATGTCGTCATCGGGCAAGGGCCAGTCGACCGCTCGCGAGGACGCCGGGCTCGAAGCGGCATGGGACTATGCCTGCGCCAATATGCGCGGCGATCGCCAGCGCGTGATCGTCGAGCAATTCGTCGATTTCGATTACGAGATCACGCTGCTGACCGTGCGCCACAAGGACGGGATCAGCTTCTGCCCGCCGATCGGCCACCGGCAGGAACGCGGCGATTACCAGGAAAGCTGGCAACCGACGCCGATGACCGATGCCGCGATTGCCAAGGCGCAGGACATGGCGCGCACCGTGGTCGACGACCTCGGCGGCTTTGGCTTGTTCGGGGTCGAGTTCTTCGTCAGGGGCGAGGAAGTGATCTTTTCCGAGCTCAGCCCGCGCCCGCACGATACGGGCATGGTCACGCTGGTCAGCCAGAACCTCACCGAATTCGACCTGCATGCCCGCGCGGTGATGGGGCTGCCGGTCCCGCCCGTCCTGCGCGCACGCCCCGCTGCCAGCGCGGTCATCCTCGCCGAGCGCGACAGTGAGGCGCTGGCTTATGAGGGGCTGGCCGAGGCGATGGCGGAGGATGCCGACATCCGCATTTTCGCCAAGCCCAGCAGCCGTCCCTATCGCCGCATGGGCGTGGCGCTGGCGACCGCGGGCGACACTGACGAGGCCCGCCGCGCCGCGCGGGAGGCGGCGCATAAGGTGCGGATCGTCTACGGCGACTAG
- a CDS encoding glycerophosphodiester phosphodiesterase family protein: MVRALLLILAALAAVPATASAPEDFLVIAHRGASGERPEHTLAAYERAIDQGADYIEPDLVATKDMHLVARHETEIGETTDVGTREEFADRKRSKTIEGQLVTGWFAEDFTLAELRSLRVKERLPGLRPDNARFDGLYQIPTFEEILTLVRAKEAETGRAIGIYPELKHPTWLLQEEGIDTVDLLVTALRKADLDDADDRVFVQAFEIGPLQRLDALVETPLVLLIAPTGGPYDEPVMSWAEITTPTGLAEVATYADGIGPYLGHVLAADGSPTALITDAHAAGLQVHPWTLRKENAFLPAALRRGTMESAPGDLAALVGMVVATGADGVFTDDPALVISALGR; encoded by the coding sequence ATGGTCCGCGCACTTCTCCTGATCCTCGCGGCGCTCGCCGCTGTCCCGGCGACCGCGTCCGCGCCCGAGGATTTCCTTGTCATCGCGCATCGCGGCGCCAGCGGCGAACGCCCCGAGCATACGCTGGCCGCCTATGAACGCGCGATCGACCAAGGGGCGGACTATATCGAGCCCGACCTGGTCGCGACCAAGGACATGCATCTGGTCGCGCGGCACGAAACCGAGATCGGCGAGACGACCGATGTCGGGACGCGCGAGGAGTTTGCCGATCGCAAGCGCTCCAAGACGATCGAGGGACAGCTGGTGACCGGCTGGTTCGCCGAGGATTTCACGCTGGCCGAATTGCGCAGCCTGCGCGTGAAGGAGCGGCTACCCGGATTGCGCCCGGACAATGCGCGGTTCGACGGGCTCTACCAGATCCCGACCTTCGAGGAGATCCTAACGCTGGTGCGCGCGAAGGAAGCCGAGACGGGCCGCGCGATCGGGATATATCCCGAGCTCAAGCATCCCACCTGGCTGCTGCAGGAAGAGGGGATCGACACGGTGGACCTGCTCGTCACCGCGCTGCGCAAGGCCGATCTCGACGACGCCGATGACCGGGTCTTCGTGCAGGCGTTCGAAATCGGCCCGTTGCAGCGGCTGGACGCGCTGGTCGAGACCCCGCTGGTGTTGCTGATCGCTCCCACTGGCGGCCCCTATGACGAACCTGTGATGAGCTGGGCCGAGATCACGACTCCGACGGGGCTGGCGGAAGTCGCCACCTATGCCGATGGTATCGGCCCCTATCTGGGCCATGTTCTCGCTGCGGATGGAAGTCCGACCGCGCTCATCACCGATGCGCATGCCGCGGGGCTGCAAGTCCACCCGTGGACGCTGCGCAAGGAGAACGCGTTCCTGCCAGCCGCGCTCCGCCGGGGCACGATGGAAAGCGCGCCGGGCGATCTGGCGGCGCTGGTGGGAATGGTCGTGGCGACGGGGGCCGACGGTGTCTTCACCGATGACCCCGCGCTGGTGATTAGCGCGCTCGGGCGGTGA
- the ubiG gene encoding bifunctional 2-polyprenyl-6-hydroxyphenol methylase/3-demethylubiquinol 3-O-methyltransferase UbiG, with the protein MSDATTQPRSNTSGGQTIRADEAAHFGRLAKDWWDPKGSSAMLHRLNPVRLQFLREAIDLHWAGDIEGRHPLAGKTALDVGCGAGLLCEPLARLGADVTGVDAAPENTAAAAVHAEGAGLDIRYIADEIGALDIGDFDLVTAMEVIEHVADKRAFVAALACRLASGGLMVLSTPNRTPQSRLLMIGAAEGIGLIPKGTHHWDDFITPEELGELLDDAGLDMGTPRGIGFSPAKGLHLSGDLSLNYIVTARAR; encoded by the coding sequence ATGAGCGATGCAACCACACAGCCGCGTAGCAATACTTCAGGCGGTCAAACGATCCGCGCCGACGAAGCAGCGCATTTCGGCCGGTTGGCCAAGGACTGGTGGGATCCCAAGGGGTCCTCGGCCATGCTCCACCGGCTCAATCCCGTGCGGCTGCAATTCCTGCGCGAGGCGATCGACCTGCACTGGGCGGGCGACATCGAGGGGCGCCATCCGCTCGCGGGCAAAACCGCGCTCGACGTGGGCTGCGGTGCCGGCTTGCTGTGCGAACCGCTGGCGCGGCTGGGGGCGGACGTCACGGGCGTCGATGCCGCGCCCGAGAACACCGCGGCGGCGGCAGTGCATGCCGAAGGCGCGGGGCTCGATATCCGCTATATCGCGGACGAGATCGGCGCGTTGGATATCGGTGACTTCGACCTGGTCACCGCGATGGAAGTGATCGAGCATGTCGCCGACAAACGCGCCTTCGTGGCAGCGCTGGCCTGCCGGCTGGCGTCCGGCGGGCTGATGGTGCTGTCGACTCCCAACCGCACCCCGCAATCGCGCCTGCTGATGATCGGCGCGGCCGAAGGCATCGGTTTGATCCCCAAGGGCACGCATCACTGGGACGATTTCATCACCCCCGAGGAACTGGGCGAATTGCTCGACGACGCGGGCCTCGACATGGGGACCCCGCGCGGGATCGGCTTTTCACCCGCCAAGGGGCTGCATCTGTCCGGCGACCTGTCGCTGAACTATATCGTCACCGCCCGAGCGCGCTAA
- a CDS encoding DUF2312 domain-containing protein, with product MAEATDDRLRLLIERIERLEEEKKGIADDIRDVYAESKAVGYDTKIMRQIIRLRKMKPDERSEQETILDTYKAALGMG from the coding sequence ATGGCCGAAGCCACCGACGACCGCCTGCGCCTGCTGATCGAGCGTATCGAGCGCCTCGAGGAAGAGAAGAAGGGCATCGCCGACGACATTCGCGACGTTTACGCGGAATCGAAGGCGGTGGGCTACGACACCAAGATCATGCGGCAGATCATCCGCCTGCGGAAGATGAAGCCCGACGAGCGCAGCGAACAGGAAACCATCCTCGACACCTACAAGGCCGCTCTCGGCATGGGTTGA
- a CDS encoding YebC/PmpR family DNA-binding transcriptional regulator, whose amino-acid sequence MAGHSKFKNIMHRKGAQDKKRSAMFSKLSREITVAAKMGMPDPDMNPRLRLAVNAAKAQSMPKDNIQRAIDKASAQDGESYEEVRYEGYGPGGSAIIVEALTDNRNRTATAVRTAFSKNGGNLGTEGSVAHGFDRLGFIFYPAEAGGEEKVLEAAMEAGAEDIASSDDGHEIWTAAEDLHQVAADLEKALGEAETVKLAWKPNLTVDMDEKTASTLLKLIDALDDDDDVQTVWGNYDISDEVMDKLEG is encoded by the coding sequence ATGGCCGGTCATTCCAAATTCAAGAACATCATGCATCGCAAGGGCGCGCAGGACAAGAAGCGCAGCGCGATGTTTTCCAAGCTCAGCCGCGAAATCACCGTCGCGGCCAAAATGGGCATGCCCGATCCCGACATGAACCCGCGCCTGCGGCTGGCGGTCAATGCCGCCAAAGCGCAGTCGATGCCCAAGGACAATATCCAGCGCGCGATCGACAAGGCCAGCGCGCAGGACGGCGAGAGCTACGAAGAAGTGCGCTACGAAGGCTATGGCCCGGGTGGCAGCGCGATCATCGTCGAAGCGCTGACCGACAACCGCAACCGCACCGCCACCGCCGTACGCACCGCCTTCAGCAAGAACGGCGGCAATCTCGGTACCGAGGGCAGCGTCGCGCATGGCTTCGACCGGCTCGGCTTCATCTTCTATCCCGCCGAGGCGGGTGGCGAGGAAAAGGTCCTCGAAGCGGCGATGGAAGCGGGCGCGGAAGATATCGCCTCGAGCGATGACGGCCACGAGATCTGGACCGCCGCCGAAGACCTCCACCAGGTTGCCGCCGATCTCGAGAAGGCGCTGGGCGAGGCCGAAACGGTCAAGCTGGCGTGGAAGCCCAACCTCACCGTCGACATGGACGAAAAGACCGCGAGCACGCTGCTCAAGCTGATCGACGCGCTCGACGATGATGACGATGTCCAGACCGTGTGGGGCAATTACGACATCTCCGACGAGGTGATGGATAAGCTCGAGGGATGA
- a CDS encoding DUF1244 domain-containing protein, whose product MITNARDPLDDLPDAVAAAAFRRLVRHLRHRHDAQNIEMMGLAGFCRNCLADWIREAGFEGDKLAARELIHGMPQDEWKATRQTPATEEQLALMEASVAKNRVE is encoded by the coding sequence ATGATAACGAATGCACGCGACCCGCTTGACGATTTGCCCGATGCCGTAGCGGCGGCAGCGTTCCGCCGGCTGGTGCGCCATTTGCGTCATCGCCACGACGCGCAGAACATCGAGATGATGGGGCTGGCGGGCTTCTGCCGCAATTGCCTCGCCGACTGGATCCGCGAGGCGGGGTTCGAAGGCGACAAGCTGGCCGCGCGCGAGCTGATCCACGGCATGCCGCAGGATGAATGGAAGGCCACCCGGCAGACGCCCGCGACCGAAGAGCAATTGGCGCTCATGGAAGCGAGCGTCGCGAAAAATCGCGTGGAGTAA